In a genomic window of Mycolicibacter heraklionensis:
- a CDS encoding SDR family NAD(P)-dependent oxidoreductase, with protein sequence MDINGASAIVTGGASGIGAATARQLADRGARVVVADLQADKGEALAHEIGGVFVSVDVTSTEQIIDAVNTATDLGPLRALVNSAGIGWAQRTIGKDGEFESAHNLDAYKKVLAINLVGTFDCIRIAATAMSRNELTDTGERGAIVNMTSVAAFDGQIGQAAYSSSKGGVVGLTLPVARDLSAAGIRVNTVAPGLIDTPIYGEGEASEAFKAKLGESVLFPHRLGKPEELASMVLELLTNSYMNAEVVRVDGGIRMPPK encoded by the coding sequence GTGGATATTAATGGAGCAAGCGCGATCGTCACCGGTGGCGCATCAGGAATCGGCGCGGCCACCGCCCGCCAGCTGGCCGACAGGGGTGCACGGGTCGTCGTCGCCGACCTACAGGCAGACAAGGGCGAGGCGTTGGCCCACGAGATCGGCGGCGTGTTCGTGTCCGTCGACGTGACCAGCACCGAGCAGATCATCGACGCGGTCAACACGGCGACAGACCTCGGCCCGCTGCGGGCGCTGGTGAACTCCGCCGGTATCGGCTGGGCCCAGCGCACCATCGGCAAGGACGGCGAATTCGAGTCGGCGCACAACCTGGACGCCTACAAGAAGGTGCTCGCCATCAACCTGGTCGGCACCTTCGACTGCATCCGGATCGCCGCCACCGCGATGAGCCGCAACGAGCTGACCGACACCGGCGAGCGGGGCGCAATCGTCAACATGACCAGCGTTGCGGCTTTCGACGGCCAGATCGGCCAGGCCGCCTACTCGTCGTCCAAGGGCGGCGTTGTGGGCCTGACCCTGCCGGTTGCCCGTGACCTGTCGGCGGCGGGCATCCGGGTCAACACCGTGGCTCCCGGCCTCATCGACACCCCGATCTACGGCGAAGGCGAGGCCTCGGAAGCCTTTAAAGCCAAGCTCGGCGAGTCCGTGCTGTTCCCGCACCGGCTCGGCAAGCCCGAAGAGCTGGCATCGATGGTGTTGGAGCTGCTCACCAACTCCTACATGAACGCCGAGGTCGTCCGCGTGGACGGTGGCATCCGGATGCCACCGAAGTAG
- a CDS encoding PE-PPE domain-containing protein yields MAGLATVPPLSARASAAVSADIALAAGDIAFVMGGSGIPLPSEGYVNAANLLYLQPHGFTGTAESLFTPQLYFPGNVSEVQGAQILAEAIENQIAGGGVDANNPVYVFGYSQSSAMSSMTMEQLHHEGVGAQDVHFVLVGNSANPNGGLIELLNFWGGDLTFWNGLTLGHPTPDYFTTDVYTMEYDGFADFPRYPLNLLADLNAVAGMFLLHDGYFGLSADDIANAIPLETTGGNGLTNYYMIPSESLPLLDLLRLNPVWGNPLADLLEPSMRILVNLGYGSLTEGWNQGPANVPTSFSFELLPSNISWDQINAALSDAWSQGVQAAFRDLGDPANYVWGSFMEQEPFSILWNAAQRVFFDIQDPTPLFGGLFGGSAMATDAGDSSDFLNSLGSFVDGNPDLSWIGDFLGLDTITPA; encoded by the coding sequence ATGGCAGGGCTTGCCACGGTACCGCCGCTGTCTGCGCGGGCGTCGGCCGCGGTGTCGGCGGACATAGCGCTCGCCGCGGGTGACATCGCGTTCGTCATGGGCGGCAGCGGTATTCCGTTGCCGTCGGAGGGTTACGTCAACGCCGCCAACCTGTTGTACCTACAGCCGCACGGCTTCACCGGAACTGCGGAGTCTCTGTTCACGCCGCAGCTGTACTTCCCGGGCAACGTCTCGGAAGTCCAAGGCGCCCAGATCCTTGCCGAGGCGATTGAGAATCAGATCGCCGGTGGCGGAGTCGACGCCAACAACCCGGTGTACGTCTTCGGCTACTCGCAGAGTTCGGCGATGTCGTCGATGACCATGGAACAGCTTCACCATGAGGGAGTGGGGGCCCAAGACGTTCATTTTGTGCTCGTCGGTAATTCCGCGAACCCGAACGGTGGTCTGATCGAACTACTGAACTTTTGGGGCGGGGATCTCACTTTCTGGAACGGTTTGACCCTCGGGCATCCGACCCCGGACTACTTCACCACCGACGTCTACACGATGGAATACGACGGCTTCGCCGACTTTCCGCGTTATCCGCTGAATCTGCTGGCCGATCTCAATGCGGTTGCCGGCATGTTCTTGCTGCACGACGGATATTTCGGACTGAGCGCCGATGACATTGCCAACGCCATCCCGCTGGAAACTACCGGTGGGAACGGTCTCACCAATTACTACATGATCCCCAGCGAGTCCCTGCCGCTGCTGGACCTGCTGCGGCTGAACCCGGTCTGGGGCAACCCACTGGCCGACCTGTTGGAGCCGAGCATGCGCATCCTGGTGAACCTGGGCTACGGCAGCCTCACCGAAGGTTGGAACCAGGGACCGGCCAATGTGCCCACCTCGTTCAGCTTCGAGCTGCTGCCCAGCAACATCAGCTGGGACCAGATCAACGCCGCCCTGAGCGATGCCTGGTCGCAGGGCGTTCAGGCGGCATTTCGTGATCTGGGAGACCCGGCGAACTACGTGTGGGGGTCGTTTATGGAGCAGGAGCCGTTCTCGATCCTGTGGAACGCCGCCCAGCGCGTCTTTTTCGATATCCAGGACCCGACCCCGCTGTTCGGTGGCCTGTTCGGCGGCTCGGCGATGGCGACCGACGCGGGGGACTCGTCGGATTTCCTGAACTCCCTCGGGTCATTTGTTGATGGGAATCCCGATCTGTCCTGGATCGGCGATTTCCTCGGCCTCGACACGATCACCCCCGCCTAA
- a CDS encoding NUDIX hydrolase, whose product MTISYDEALRERIRAHLDGHDRRAVTDPSKRHAAVAVVIVDSEVAEDRVDPAPVDDWIAGRPMPEAGLDGRMVDVSGGAAFLLCRRASRLTSHAAQWALPGGRLDPGETAVDAALRELDEEVGIRLPDSAVLGVLDDYPTRSGYVITPVVIWGGGRLDLRPEPAEVVAVYRVGLHQLQRDDSPRFVSIPESPRPVVQIPLGNDLIHAPTGAVLLQVRWLCLEGRGDRVDELEQPVFAWK is encoded by the coding sequence GTGACGATCAGTTATGACGAGGCGCTGCGGGAACGGATCCGGGCGCATCTGGACGGGCACGACCGCCGCGCCGTGACCGACCCGTCGAAGCGGCACGCGGCCGTCGCGGTGGTGATCGTGGACTCCGAAGTCGCCGAAGACCGGGTCGACCCTGCGCCCGTGGACGACTGGATCGCCGGGCGGCCCATGCCGGAAGCTGGTCTTGATGGCCGCATGGTCGATGTATCCGGGGGAGCTGCCTTTCTCTTGTGCCGCAGGGCCTCTCGTCTCACCTCGCATGCTGCTCAATGGGCGCTGCCCGGCGGCCGCCTGGATCCCGGCGAAACCGCGGTCGACGCGGCTCTGCGTGAGTTGGACGAAGAGGTCGGCATCAGGTTGCCCGACTCGGCTGTGCTGGGCGTACTAGACGACTATCCGACTCGCTCCGGATACGTCATCACGCCCGTGGTGATCTGGGGCGGGGGTCGGCTCGATCTCCGTCCCGAGCCGGCTGAAGTGGTGGCGGTCTATCGCGTGGGGCTGCATCAGCTGCAACGCGATGATTCGCCGCGCTTCGTCAGTATTCCGGAGAGCCCGCGTCCGGTCGTGCAGATCCCATTGGGCAACGACCTCATTCACGCGCCGACGGGCGCGGTGCTGTTGCAAGTGCGGTGGCTGTGCCTGGAGGGTCGAGGTGACCGAGTCGACGAGTTGGAGCAACCGGTGTTCGCCTGGAAGTAG
- a CDS encoding DUF4267 domain-containing protein, giving the protein MIKDRAALVAGSIRLASGISFLVDPLRANRLWGEPDDPGPSARLLLRSMGYRDALIGGLLLNAALRGRDTRGWFLASGGADAADLLGGISVHADLKRGQQIVGLGGAVVGIGVGLWGATRRRAPTRP; this is encoded by the coding sequence ATGATCAAAGACCGTGCCGCGCTGGTCGCGGGCAGTATCCGGCTGGCGTCGGGGATTTCGTTTCTGGTAGATCCTCTTCGGGCGAATCGGTTGTGGGGAGAGCCGGACGATCCCGGGCCTTCCGCGCGCCTGCTGCTTCGTTCGATGGGTTACCGCGACGCGCTGATCGGTGGGTTACTCCTGAACGCGGCGTTGCGCGGTCGCGACACGCGCGGCTGGTTCCTGGCATCCGGCGGTGCCGACGCGGCCGACTTGCTGGGCGGGATCAGCGTGCACGCCGATCTCAAGCGCGGACAGCAGATCGTCGGCCTCGGCGGGGCGGTTGTCGGCATCGGCGTTGGGCTCTGGGGCGCCACGCGCCGGCGCGCTCCCACACGCCCCTAG
- a CDS encoding STAS/SEC14 domain-containing protein — translation MIELLPDMPQGVTGLRVSGRLRGDELREIKPSLHELLQGGDVRIVEVIDSDYEGFGPGGLAEDIKLGLGAVLPHHSAFKRIAVVSDKDWVAHVLHALEWMIPGELKVFGLDEVERAKEWAAG, via the coding sequence ATGATCGAGCTACTGCCAGACATGCCGCAGGGAGTGACCGGGCTTCGTGTTTCCGGGCGGCTTCGCGGTGACGAACTGCGTGAGATCAAGCCTTCGCTGCACGAGCTTCTGCAGGGCGGCGATGTCCGCATCGTCGAGGTCATCGACTCCGACTACGAGGGTTTCGGGCCCGGCGGGCTGGCCGAGGACATCAAGCTCGGGCTGGGCGCCGTTCTGCCGCATCATTCGGCGTTCAAGCGCATCGCGGTGGTGTCCGACAAGGACTGGGTCGCTCATGTTCTGCACGCGTTGGAGTGGATGATTCCGGGCGAGCTCAAGGTGTTCGGCCTCGACGAAGTCGAACGCGCCAAGGAGTGGGCCGCCGGCTGA
- a CDS encoding ammonium transporter codes for MDQFPTMGVPDTGDTAWMLTSAALVLLMTPGLAFFYGGMVRVKSVLNMIMMSISAMGVVTVLWVLYGYSLAFGDDVGNLAGNPTDYWGLKGLIGVNAVAADPLSGTPAVEIPLVGTVPQTVFVGFQMMFAIITVALISGAVADRMKFGSWLLFAALWVSVVYFPVAHWVFAFDDTTAPHGGWIANKLHAIDFAGGTAVHINAGMAALVLAIVLGKRQGWPTLPIRPHNLPLVMLGAGLLWFGWYGFNAGSAVSANGVAGSTFVTTTVATAAAMLGWLLAERIRDGHATSLGAASGIVAGLVAITPACASVDVVGALVVGAVAGVACALAVGLKYRFGFDDSLDVVGVHLVGGLVGTLLVGLVAAPTTAAIDGASDVSPGLFYGGGFDQLWRQAIGASSVAVYSAVGTAILALILKYTIGLRLDAEDEASGIDEAEHLQSGYDLVSAGNAVLAYSAEDRREDEADHRDREAVYVGGHQDWLGRGRSAGDDGQ; via the coding sequence ATGGATCAGTTCCCGACGATGGGGGTGCCCGACACCGGCGACACTGCCTGGATGCTGACCAGCGCCGCCCTGGTGCTTTTGATGACGCCCGGTCTGGCGTTCTTCTACGGCGGCATGGTCCGGGTCAAGAGTGTCTTGAACATGATCATGATGAGCATCAGCGCCATGGGCGTGGTGACCGTGCTGTGGGTGCTTTACGGTTACTCGCTCGCCTTCGGCGATGATGTTGGCAACCTGGCGGGAAACCCAACGGACTATTGGGGATTGAAGGGTCTGATCGGCGTCAACGCGGTCGCTGCCGATCCGCTCAGCGGCACACCTGCGGTCGAGATTCCGCTGGTCGGCACGGTACCGCAGACCGTTTTCGTGGGATTCCAGATGATGTTCGCGATCATCACGGTCGCGTTGATCTCCGGAGCGGTGGCAGATCGGATGAAGTTCGGCAGTTGGCTGTTGTTCGCCGCCCTGTGGGTCAGCGTCGTGTATTTCCCTGTCGCCCACTGGGTGTTTGCATTCGACGACACCACCGCGCCGCACGGCGGCTGGATCGCCAACAAGCTCCATGCGATCGACTTTGCGGGGGGCACCGCCGTCCACATCAATGCCGGCATGGCCGCTTTGGTATTGGCGATCGTCCTGGGTAAACGCCAAGGCTGGCCGACCCTTCCGATACGGCCGCACAATCTGCCGTTGGTGATGCTCGGGGCCGGCCTGTTGTGGTTCGGTTGGTACGGATTCAACGCCGGATCGGCGGTCAGCGCCAACGGTGTTGCCGGCTCGACCTTCGTCACCACGACGGTCGCGACAGCCGCCGCGATGCTGGGCTGGCTACTGGCCGAGCGGATCCGCGACGGCCACGCCACCTCGTTGGGTGCAGCGTCGGGTATTGTCGCCGGACTGGTGGCGATCACCCCGGCGTGCGCGTCGGTCGATGTCGTCGGCGCGCTGGTTGTCGGCGCGGTTGCCGGCGTAGCCTGTGCACTCGCAGTGGGCCTGAAATATCGCTTCGGCTTTGATGATTCGCTTGATGTTGTCGGAGTGCACCTGGTCGGAGGTCTCGTCGGAACCCTGCTGGTGGGCCTGGTCGCGGCGCCGACCACGGCGGCCATCGACGGTGCGTCCGACGTGTCGCCCGGCTTGTTCTACGGTGGCGGCTTCGATCAGCTGTGGCGGCAGGCCATCGGGGCGTCGAGCGTTGCGGTGTATTCGGCCGTCGGAACGGCGATTTTGGCCTTGATCCTCAAATACACCATCGGACTACGACTGGACGCCGAGGATGAAGCTTCGGGCATCGATGAGGCCGAGCACCTCCAAAGCGGTTATGACCTCGTGAGTGCCGGCAATGCGGTTCTTGCTTACTCGGCTGAAGACAGGAGAGAAGATGAAGCTGATCACCGCGATCGTGAAGCCGTTTACGTTGGAGGACATCAAGACTGGCTTGGAAGAGGCCGGAGTGCTGGGGATGACGGTCAGTGA